The Populus alba chromosome 6, ASM523922v2, whole genome shotgun sequence genomic interval ttGCTCCAAATCTTAGCCTTATACCATGCACAAGGGGTGAGACATAAAAGATAAGTAGAGTGTGAAAGTGCTTGTGCCACCAAAGAATTATGGAAATTATgcatttgtaataaatataaaaaaataaaaatcctctATTTTTGTCTGAATGAAATTGGAATGCATTTTGATCCAATGATACTCAATCCCCTCTGGTTCAATAACTTCCATTCATTTTTTAGAGATCGGTAAATTTTCTGCAGAGTGGCGATATCCACAAAACCGTCCTTTTCCTCTAGTTGCCTGGTCACTcaccaaccaccaccaccagatCTTgaagattttgagttttttttttcttttttgagacttaaatttcttaaatattaaacaGACACAACTTTCACTGTAAAATAttcgtattaaattttatatggagACAAAATTCACTATATTATCACCAACCCCCCATTGCCATACATGTTCCATGGAGCAAAAATAATCATCACTTCCCTTGAGACTTTATTTCCCTTCTCTCTCAACAACCCCCATCTCCTTTATCGCCTCCCTCTCAGTTCCAATCACAGTTCTAACAAAAAAAGACTCAGTTTATTACCAAAAATACATAAAGACTCAAACTTTCTGCCCCTCTCCCTCTGTTTGTGTGCTGCACTCATGGAACGTGCAAGGAGGCTAGCTAACCGTGCAATCTTGAAAAGGCTGGTTAATGAATCAAAGCAGAGTCACAAGCAGGCGAGAAATGATTCATCTTTGTTAAACTCTTCATCTCCTGTATCATACACACCTTCAAGGTATGTTTCCTCATTGTCATCATTTGGTTCTAGGAGTCCTAGATCAGGTCTATTGTCAGGAACCAAAAATATTGTATCCCGTAATGTTCCTGCTGGTTATTATGGCATTGGGTCACAGATAAGATCCATTTCTGTTGAATCTTTGAAACCAAGTGACACTTTCCCTCGCCGCCATAACTCAGCCACCCCAGAAGAACAAACCAAAATGGCTGAGATATGTGGCTTTGATACTCTTGATTCATTGATAGATGCAACTGTGCCTAAATCTATCAGACTTGATTCTATGAAGTTCTCAAAGTTTGATGGAGGGTTAACAGAGAACCAAATGATTGAACATATGAAATATCTGGCATCAAAGAATAAGGTTTTTAAGTCCTATATTGGGATGGGATATTATAACACTTATGTTCCACCTGTGATTTTGAGGAATATAATGGAGAATCCGGCTTGGTATACCCAGTACACACCGTACCAAGCTGAGATATCTCAGGGTAGATTGGAGTCTTTGCTCAATTACCAAACCATGATCACGGATCTTACTGGATTGCCTATGTCAAATGCTTCATTGCTTGATGAAGGGACTGCTGCTGCAGAGGCAATGGCCATGTGTAATAACATccaaaagggaaagaaaaagactTTTATTATTGCTAATAATTGTCACCCTCAAACTATTGATATTTGTGATACTAGAGCCGGAGGTTTTGATCTTAAGGTAGTTACCGCAGATCTTAAGGACATTGATTATAAATCTGGGGATGTTTGTGGGGTCTTAGTTCAGTATCCCGGGACTGAAGGTGAAGTTTTGGATTATGGAGAGTTTGTAAAGAATGCTCATGCTCATGGAGTTAAGGTTGTTATGGCATCGGATTTGTTGGCATTGACGATGTTGAAGCCTCCTGGTGAACTGGGTGCGGATATTGTTGTTGGTTCAGCTCAGAGGTTTGGTGTTCCAATGGGGTATGGCGGTCCTCATGCTGCGTTTTTGGCAACCTCACAAGAGTACAAGAGGATGATGCCTGGTAGAATTATTGGTGTTAGTGTTGATTCTTCAGGAAAGCCTGCTCTGCGCATGGCGATGCAAACTAGGGAGCAGCATATTCGCAGGGACAAGGCAACCAGCAACATCTGTACTGCTCAAGTAAGAGATTACTGTTTATATtgttcttttcttatttatattctgaGAACTGCTTGTATAGAGTAATGAAACTCATTAAGTTGCCCTGTTTTCTGACCAAGTTACGATACACAGTATGCCTAGCTCAAAATTATTGGCAGGAACATAATTACTAGTATTTTTACTAAACCACCAAAGCGGGCATATTGCATATGTGTTGGTTGTGCTTCAATTGAAAGGAGTCTCTTGCTCTGTTTAGGCATTGCTTGCCAACATGGCTGCTATGTATGCTGTCTATCATGGACCTGAAGGCCTTAAAACCATCGCCCAAAGGGTCCATGGTCTTGCTGGAGCATTCACAGTTGGACTGAAGAAACTTGGGACAGTTGAAGTCCAGGGCCTTCCCTTCTTTGACACTGTGAAGGTTAAGTGTGCTGATGCACATGCAATTGCTGATGCTGCTTACAAAAGCGAGATAAATTTGAGAGTTGTAGATGCAAAAACCGTAAGTGTAATCCCATCTGTTTTGTAATTTGACTAAACTATATGTCATGAGATTCTCAGAATATGCTTTGTTTTCCAGATTACTGTTTCTTTTGATGAAACAACTACCTTAGAGGATGTCGATaaacttttcaaagttttttctgGTGGAAAGCCTGTAAGTACCATTCTACTACTGCAATTGCTAATAAGATTGTTACCATAAATCATAATTTTGACAATAACTAAGAATTGCATTCTTTCAAATGTCAGGTCCCTTTCACAGCTGCATCTCTGGCACCAGAGGTTCAGAATGTGATCCCATCTGGTCTCACAAGGGAGAGCCCATATCTGACCCATCCAATCTTTAACACGTATAGACTAGTTCTCAAAATCTGAACTACTTGGGGATATTATTTGGAAGCCACTCTGACTTCTGTTTGACTTTATCAGGTACCATACCGAGCATGAGCTGCTCAGATACATGCATAGGCTGCAATCAAAAGATCTTTCTTTGTGTCACAGTATGATTCCACTGGGGTCTTGTACAATGAAATTGAATGCTACAAGTGAAATGATGCCAGTGACATTTCCTAATTTCACTGATATCCACCCTTTTGCTCCTACTGAACAGTCTCAAGGTTACCAGGTAGATAGTTGCACTTGTTTCTTAAACAGAAACTTGACATGTGCTATGTTTTTTGTTGTGTGAGAACAGATATTGTGTATGAAGAAATTGACCTTTGCTCAATTCTGGTACTGTCATAGGAAATGTTCGATGATTTGGGTGATCTATTGTGTACAATTACTGG includes:
- the LOC118030795 gene encoding glycine dehydrogenase (decarboxylating), mitochondrial, whose amino-acid sequence is MFHGAKIIITSLETLFPFSLNNPHLLYRLPLSSNHSSNKKRLSLLPKIHKDSNFLPLSLCLCAALMERARRLANRAILKRLVNESKQSHKQARNDSSLLNSSSPVSYTPSRYVSSLSSFGSRSPRSGLLSGTKNIVSRNVPAGYYGIGSQIRSISVESLKPSDTFPRRHNSATPEEQTKMAEICGFDTLDSLIDATVPKSIRLDSMKFSKFDGGLTENQMIEHMKYLASKNKVFKSYIGMGYYNTYVPPVILRNIMENPAWYTQYTPYQAEISQGRLESLLNYQTMITDLTGLPMSNASLLDEGTAAAEAMAMCNNIQKGKKKTFIIANNCHPQTIDICDTRAGGFDLKVVTADLKDIDYKSGDVCGVLVQYPGTEGEVLDYGEFVKNAHAHGVKVVMASDLLALTMLKPPGELGADIVVGSAQRFGVPMGYGGPHAAFLATSQEYKRMMPGRIIGVSVDSSGKPALRMAMQTREQHIRRDKATSNICTAQALLANMAAMYAVYHGPEGLKTIAQRVHGLAGAFTVGLKKLGTVEVQGLPFFDTVKVKCADAHAIADAAYKSEINLRVVDAKTITVSFDETTTLEDVDKLFKVFSGGKPVPFTAASLAPEVQNVIPSGLTRESPYLTHPIFNTYHTEHELLRYMHRLQSKDLSLCHSMIPLGSCTMKLNATSEMMPVTFPNFTDIHPFAPTEQSQGYQEMFDDLGDLLCTITGFDSFSLQPNAGAAGEYAGLMVIRAYHMARGDHHRNVCIIPVSAHGTNPASAAMCGMKIVAVGTDAKGNINVEELRKAAEDNRDKLSALMVTYPSTHGVYEEGIDEICKIIHDNGGQVYMDGANMNAQVGLTSPGFIGADVCHLNLHKTFCIPHGGGGPGMGPIGVKKHLAPYLPSHPVVSTGGIPAPDQSQPLGTISAAPWGSALILPISYTYIAMMGSMGLTDASKIAILNANYMAKRLENYYPILFRGVNGTVAHEFIVDLRGVKNTAGIEPEDVAKRLMDYGFHAPTMSWPVPGTLMIEPTESESKAELDRFCDALISIREEIAEIEKGKADIHNNVLKGAPHPPSLLMGDAWTKPYSREYAAFPASWLRVAKFWPSTGRVDNVYGDRNLTCTLLSVSQTVEEQAAATA